Proteins co-encoded in one Papaver somniferum cultivar HN1 chromosome 5, ASM357369v1, whole genome shotgun sequence genomic window:
- the LOC113283690 gene encoding uncharacterized protein LOC113283690, translating into MWERWIILCLIQLFFFANGAIYWMNEGKHIILAFDLAKEECREFPSPPCTSVIVELHVLSGSLFACCYHDQGYGCHNKSIWVLKKSESIHDVIWSKEYSDIDIYIRPIAFTKSGGLLCYDHHDKNVYLYSSKASSSRMLVNFGKCFDAQISHKNTLVSLKALGEENTKLMGSGEKQDLAGDREQSLADELNDFKLAAGLVFTEALRSATLALRSGCILLVLVLQKTKRRVMRFF; encoded by the exons ATGTGGGAAAGATGGATTATTCTATGCCTAATCCAGTTGTTTTTTTTTGCGAACGGAGCTATTTATTGGATGAACGAAGGCAAACATATCATTCTTGCCTTTGATTTGGCTAAAGAAGAGTGTAGAGAGTTTCCATCACCACCTTGTACAAGTGTGATTGTTGAACTACATGTTTTAAGCGGTTCTTTATTTGCGTGTTGTTACCATGATCAAGGTTATGGTTGCCATAATAAAAGTATATGGGTTTTAAAGAAGAGTGAAAGTATTCATGACGTGATTTGGAGTAAAGAGTATAGCGATATTGATATCTATATCAGACCAATTGCCTTCACAAAGAGTGGTGGACTTTTATGCTATGATCATCATGATAAAAATGTTTATCTATACTCTTCAAAAGCTTCATCTTCTAGAATGCTTGTAAATTTCGGTAAGTGTTTTGATGCTCAAATCTCTCACAAGAACACCTTAGTGTCATTGAAAGCATTAGGAGAAGAAAATACGAAACTAATGGGTTCAGGTGAAAAGCAAGATCTAGCGGGAGACAGAGAGCAATCATTAGCAGACGAACTAAATGACTTTAAACTG GCTGCTGGATTGGTATTTACAGAAGCCTTAAGGTCAGCAACTCTGGCACTAAGAAGTGGATGCATTCTTTTGGTACTTGTGTTGCAGAAGACAAAGAGACGAGTAATGAGATTTTTTTAA